CCGGTaggaataaagaaaaataatgatCTTACCAACAGAATCATTTTATAATATCTTAGCTCACCCAGTTTCTTGGGCACCCAGTCAAGGCCAAAGGTGAACTTCTTAATCTGGATGACCAGGTGGTCGGGGAAAGAGGCAAAGCGGGTCGTTCTGACAAATGAGGCAAAAGAtgatattaataaatatatttaagtttTGTTTCATCACTTTAAGTATGAGTGGCTGTCTCTCTCATACTTGGTAGCAGTAGTCTTGGACTGCACAGCCGAGCTCCAGAAGTCTGCGAGGATCTCTGGTTCACTGAGGGCCGCCATGCAAGCTGTGAAGGGGATTTGTGCGCGCACCGTAGGGGCTGAGGAGTCCCCCTCCTCACGCCGGCGTTCTGCTTCCTGAAGCTCTTCTGTTAGATAAGATGTACATGGTTAAGAAACAACAACTGTAGCAAATGCATGTCTGTACATAAGAAATatctttttatgaaataaaaacggaACGTTAACACGTTGTCTGACACGTACAGACCATCTTAAAGCAACACCCCACCAATTTTACACACAAGTGCAGTGCCTGTTCAAAACATATCCGTTTGGGATTGGAGCGTGGATCGggctgcatttttctgtccgagcccggcccgcgtccgacagagcagtaaccgaacccggcccgagccagACAGGCATTAAGACGTTTATgtacgttaacacaggcgcgcatctacttaataagcttttttaaatttaaaatgttcaataccttatcgcgctgatgtgaccgagcccgaccagaacccatcatttctaaatatctgtccgaacccggcccggccagACGGGTCCCAACGGGCTCGGTTaaggtatccatcctctattTGGGATGGGCCGATTGCTTTGCCTCCTGTAttgctttctccagaaccactGTACTCTGAAATAACTTACAGAAGGCCCCCAAAGCACTCATTAACCCAACTGTAGGCctatactactgacttactgtgtactggtacttcagaggaaaacatacattcacctgacagagaacgtcaCAGATTCTACTCACAAAATAccacaattaaaatatgatgcattaaaCTATCCAGCATTATATTGGAGTTGAAAATCTCCACCTTGAAGTATATTGTGCTGAGTGATAATGCCTCTCTTTTTACTTGCACTGTGCAGTCAAAGGCGGTTTTATATGGCATGAGTAAAGCACCTcttgaatgtgtgttttttgtaatttgttttttataaaactcAACCTGTAACACATGTTGCAGGTTTACTCAGATGTGGTTCGGCTGCAGCTCATGTAGAGATTCAACATGTCCGCTTTGTTCATGCAACAGTCACACATCGTGGTAGTTTTAGGCAATGTGGCCCAGGTGGTAGAAGCAGGGAACCCGGCGAAGCAGCACGCAGAACGGCCGGAGAAATGTGCGCAGCAAAACAACAAGCTGAAGAGCACCAACCTGTAAACACACGTTGCAGCGCGACTTAATCAGTCGCGGCTCAGCTGCAGCTCATCTAGAGATTCAGCCAGCGTGTCCCCAATTTAATCATTTACATGTAGGGTGGACACCAATTAGTTTTTGGCAGATGATTAGTCTTTGGCAAGACACCTGTAGCCGGTGAACTGCAATCAATGAGCCTTGTAGGGATTCAGCAACTTTCCGCCCCCGCTGctgtactgcacatgtgtggGGACACGCACCGATTTATAGTTTTTAAAGTACAGTAAGTAAATCACTTCAACTTCATAGATGCAATACTAAATCTTTGGAGTACCTTGATAAAAAGGTTTCTCTACGTATTCATTACTAAAAGGACATGTAACCTCCTCAAGACAACTGCCAGGGTCTTTTTTGTAATCAATTGGAATGTGTAATTCACAAATAGCCTTTACTGAGTTCAATTTGTTTTTCACACTTCCGAGCACTTTCTTGCTTCCTGGAGCATGTTGGTGACATAATCCTATGCCACACTATGGCCGCTGCATTGTGCCCTGCATCCCACGTTGAGCACAGCTCATACCCCTGATCATGTGTAGAATTGGAGATTAAATTGGACATTGTATGTCGTCAACCCTTCACCTGTGTTGGTAGCCTGGTCCATCGGCACAGGCAGCTGGACGATGTAATCCACCCGCTGCGTGTACTTGGCTTTCTGTGACTGCTGACACACAATCCTCTCCTCCACCAGGAACCTAAAGGCTTCAGATGGGTTGGACGCAGAGCGACAGTTTCTCTGTTGgtgaaaagaaataataatatcaGAGAAAAGCTGGCGACGAAAAAGAGAAGCAGAGTGAGAGTGCTACATTACCTCCACCATGTTTATGAAGTGCAATAAAAACTCCTGAGCATCCTGTTGTCGATTGGTGGAGAACTCTGGGTGGCCCCGCCCAACAAGTGCTTTAAACATTCGTGGTGCTATACCGATTTGGTCTCCCTGCAAGGAAAGCATGAACAGTCAGATTAGTCAACGGTGAGGGCTTACATTAGATAGACGACATTCTCATTTATTTCTGAGAGTAAATCCCAGATGTGCCATGGATATCTGTTAAAGCTAAGACTTGTAAATCCATTGTGACTGATTGCTTCTTTCTACCCTGGGTTCAGACGCAGCATTTTCATCTCCATGGTCTGGTGCTGGTTTGGAATACTCTCCTGACAACAGACCGTAGCCGAGCTTGGCTCTGCaagaataaacaaacaaagatgACATCACTGCACATCCAACAACAGTCTCACACAGGAGGGGGATTTGGATATAGGCCTAAATGTAGTTTTGGCTTTAAAATAACATGGTGGAATGTGTACTTTCTCATCTAAGgtgagtataaaaaaaaaattgtacagCAACAAAAGTATTGTGTGAACTAGGCCAGATTCACATCTGGCAGGTCtcaatttcaaataaaaaaaaaagaaggaaaaaaaaaaaaaaaaaaagagtgacagCCAAAAGGTGTCAAGTTACTGTATAGGACATACGCATGAGCAATACCAGAGTAAGGATTCACTTTTGTTTCCACAATGTGAGGCTCTATCAGTTTAGATGATACAGAGTTGAAGCAAAACTCCTTTTTCCTGCAATGGCAAAGAGCTAATATTACACCAAGATTCCAAGTGTCAATATTTGTCTGTGTAAACTCTTAGAAAATCAATAGAAAATTTATATTCTGGAGGATAAcccacattaaaaacaaaaatcagatTTAAATACGGAGCTGCCTGGAAAATAATCTGTAATCGGCTTTGTGGCTGACAGCTGGCACACTAcgaatatgtttgtgtgtatttatgtggaTGGTTTCTTTCATCTACTGTGACTCTGACATTTTCAagacaaaaatggaaaaaaaaggaaaggatgtgtgtttgaatgcatgtgtgtggaaATTGTGCTAAAGGAAAAGAGGTATGCAGAAGAGAGCACTTTGgaatttgaaatattttatcAAACACGGCCCTTTGCTTTCCTGCCGTACCACTGAGCAGTGCTTTTGAGCATTTAATGGTAATAAATAAGCTGGCCATAGAAAATAAACAGACACTAGCAGAGGACACTCACACTTGGGTTTTGAAGTCCTGGGTGGGGTCGCTTGGGGCTTCATCAATGATCTTGTCGATGTTAGACACGTACCTGCAAGGCATGAATAAAAGGATATGATATATATTCTTTACATTCAGTATCTTACTTCATTATGCTGGACCGTGTGAAAAGTGTCAGTTTTTAAGAGGAATATTAAAGAAATGAGGaataattatttcaactttacTACAATATTTTTATTGCAGTTAGCCCTAAGAATTAACATGGTCTTTTATCACAGGAAGTGACATCGTCAACATAACAACTAGGAGGAACAGGATGATGGGGGCTATGAGTAAAAGAGGGTACTGACTTGTtctggaagtctggaacagtgaaGAGCACTTGCATGACAGAGTTGAGGTAGCAGCTGTTGCCCAGATTCTTCATGCCAGTCAAACCGGAGCCAAACAGGGGCCGTAGGGTGGTCCCAGACTCCTGGATCACCTCCCACTCCCCCACACGCTGGTTCACAGCAATCTCCAGCTCTGTCATCGTCCGCTCGGTCTGAGAGCAGAGAAGTCAACGTGATAAGAGAATTAAGGATGCAGAGTACAAACTAATCACATCCTTAAATAAAGAAGTAGTAATGACAGCAGGCAGACAAGGAAGAAACTACAAAACCCATCATCACAGCACTAAGTGCTGCACTTTGTCTTCTGCTCCACTGTAGCACAATTCATCCGCCCCCTGTCTGTGCAACATAATTATGTGTGTGCAGCGACACATTACCAAGACAAGAAACAACATTGCAGTACACAGTGAGAGGCACAGGGATCTAGACATTGACAACTGTGTAGTCTGCACTCTGCATAAGTAGAGAAGCAGGTGACAAATAAATTAATGGCAGCAGAGAAATAGAGAAGAAACAGGTGTGAAGAAAATAGTCAGATATGAAAATGGGTATGCAATGAAAGTGTAATAATGCTATCATAATCCTTTAATAATATGTTATTATAAACATACACATAAGTATCGGACAACAATGTCCTGGTAAGAAAAAATAACCAAGAGGAGCCAGGCATACGAGTGCTTTTGGTTCTCTAGCACTGGACATACATTTGAGACCCATTAGTAATACCATGTAATCAATGGAACAGATTTGATATTTGCAATAGCTTCCACaaaaaacagcagaaacaaTGAACTTACCTTCTCCATGGTCATCATGTTAATGCCAAAATGAGCTAGGTGCTCCGGTAACTTGGAATCCAGAACCATGTCATCCTCATCATATGAATACACATCTGGACATACAAAATATAGGTGGCAATTACAGgtcaatgaaaaacaaacttgcACTGTGTCTTAATAGACATGGGTAGACAGTGTCTTGTTAGCAATAGTATTGAAGAGTAAGAACCACAGCAGCATCTAAACGGACCAAAGTGACCTTTGCAGGTACGTTTATGTGCTGTTTAATGTCCTGAGCAGAGCAGCTATTTAGCCTAggcgataaatcgattttatcGGTTAACTCGAATATGTAGTTAACGTCCATTTGTTAAAATGAAAAtcggttttctccttaacatccacAGACGCTCCCGTAGTTCCGAATGGGCTcgggaattattttttttttaggccatattgcccagccctaatttagCCTGCAAATTCATGTTAGCAATGCATTTTCCCTGGTGAATGTTTAATTAGTGGCGCATTCAACAAGCTCAGGAGAACAtgttcatgtattttttttaaaagttctaTAAGAAGGAGACTTTGGCATAAAAACTAATCTGGGTTGTTCAAACCCTGTGGCTCTTGTGTTGCGTAGCAGGCTGCTGTCATTAAATGACAATTTGATTGAATTTATGGAGACAAGACATTCAGTTTGACTTTAACATTATGACAACCAAGAAATCATCCCGTCATCGGTTTACCTGCTCCATCGGGAGTAATGGTACCAAGTTTGACAGCAATTGGGTATCCCGTCTCCTGGAAGTGGAGTAGGGCATGGTTGTTGCCCCCGGAGCCATCAAAATATCTGCGACCACACAGCAATTTTCCGTCCGTCAGGTTCATCCAAATATTCTCCTGGAGGTCACACACCTCACACCGCCAGCCACTAGGATGTAGAACAGTGAGTAAGTAAGACATATTTGACTCTTTCACTGCCCTTGATGATCTTGTAGGGTTTGAGTAATGAAACTAAACAGCAATCTCCATTCTAACTCGTATTATTGGGGACACAACAGCATTAATGGACCAATGCAATAATGGATAAGTGGATCCTAAATCCAAAAAGCATTATAGCCTGAACATTTTGCATTTGCCATTATATCATCAATGCAGAGAGAAATATAAGAAGCTTTGTTTATAAAGTTCTAATTTGGGAGGAACTGCACGGGGGGTTTATTCAAGGGACAGCTGTGACATAAAGTCTTACCTGGGAGGGATCTTGACTCCATTGTCAAGCTGTTTAAGGTCAGCGGCATGCCTTGACTCCTGTCTCACCTCTCCATCCCATTGTTGAACTTGTAAAGCATGAGACACTGAGTCGGCTGCCATGATACCCGTCATCGACAGGGACACCTTGAGGGACCGCAAATGAATCGACAGGAACAAATTAGACCCGATTAACAGCTCATGATGAAACTTCTCAATTACTTGATcactggaagtaacaaatgtaGTATCCATATGTCCTTGTGTTTTATCCCTACTGTATGTGCATATTCCCCAATGTTCTACTATAGGAATATATGTACAATATATTGTATGACGACTAACTTGTCAAAGATCTGTAAAGACTGTCCATGTTTTCAGCAAACCTCTCAGCTATGTTCTTGTATTAATGAGAGCAATCACTAAgtcattaattatttttttttaactgttttctaTATTATGACAATGTGATATATGGTACTTTAAAACTGTACCAGCGTCACTTCTAATATTGTAGGGTAGTGTATTGCCATTGTGAAAAACCCAACAGAATCTTAACAGAATGATAACATTTCTCTTgccagaaaacaaaaaatatctCACCCGCTCTCTTA
This window of the Perca flavescens isolate YP-PL-M2 chromosome 6, PFLA_1.0, whole genome shotgun sequence genome carries:
- the usp5 gene encoding ubiquitin carboxyl-terminal hydrolase 5 isoform X2, with the translated sequence MAEVGEVLMSVLSTIRVPKPGDRVHKDECALSFSSPESEGGLYVCMNSFLGFGSQYVDRYHARTGQRAYLHITRSRKPKKEDDSNSGSGHPPKKKPTRLAIGIEGGFDVEQEQYEEDVKVVILPDRQEVTSEDLATMPDVVRERVSLSMTGIMAADSVSHALQVQQWDGEVRQESRHAADLKQLDNGVKIPPSGWRCEVCDLQENIWMNLTDGKLLCGRRYFDGSGGNNHALLHFQETGYPIAVKLGTITPDGADVYSYDEDDMVLDSKLPEHLAHFGINMMTMEKTERTMTELEIAVNQRVGEWEVIQESGTTLRPLFGSGLTGMKNLGNSCYLNSVMQVLFTVPDFQNKYVSNIDKIIDEAPSDPTQDFKTQVAKLGYGLLSGEYSKPAPDHGDENAASEPRGDQIGIAPRMFKALVGRGHPEFSTNRQQDAQEFLLHFINMVERNCRSASNPSEAFRFLVEERIVCQQSQKAKYTQRVDYIVQLPVPMDQATNTEELQEAERRREEGDSSAPTVRAQIPFTACMAALSEPEILADFWSSAVQSKTTATKTTRFASFPDHLVIQIKKFTFGLDWVPKKLDVSIDVPDTLDLSALSATGQQQGEELLPEVAPPPLMTPDVEVKAPVLDDSTVSQLCEMGFPLEACRKAVYYTGNTGIDAAMNWIMGHMDDPDFGSPLVLPGCSSGPGTTPTESLSEEHLATIVSMGFSRDQATKALRATSNVLDRAVDWIFSHLDDLESMDVSEGGRSAAESEGGRDPPPGPRVRDGPGKYELFAFISHMGTSTMCGHYVCHIKKDQQWVIFNDQKVCASEKPPKDLGYLYFYRRVAE
- the usp5 gene encoding ubiquitin carboxyl-terminal hydrolase 5 isoform X1; the protein is MAEVGEVLMSVLSTIRVPKPGDRVHKDECALSFSSPESEGGLYVCMNSFLGFGSQYVDRYHARTGQRAYLHITRSRKPKKEDDSNSGSGHPPKKKPTRLAIGIEGGFDVEQEQYEEDVKVVILPDRQEVTSEDLATMPDVVRERVSLSMTGIMAADSVSHALQVQQWDGEVRQESRHAADLKQLDNGVKIPPSGWRCEVCDLQENIWMNLTDGKLLCGRRYFDGSGGNNHALLHFQETGYPIAVKLGTITPDGADVYSYDEDDMVLDSKLPEHLAHFGINMMTMEKTERTMTELEIAVNQRVGEWEVIQESGTTLRPLFGSGLTGMKNLGNSCYLNSVMQVLFTVPDFQNKYVSNIDKIIDEAPSDPTQDFKTQVAKLGYGLLSGEYSKPAPDHGDENAASEPRGDQIGIAPRMFKALVGRGHPEFSTNRQQDAQEFLLHFINMVERNCRSASNPSEAFRFLVEERIVCQQSQKAKYTQRVDYIVQLPVPMDQATNTEELQEAERRREEGDSSAPTVRAQIPFTACMAALSEPEILADFWSSAVQSKTTATKTTRFASFPDHLVIQIKKFTFGLDWVPKKLDVSIDVPDTLDLSALSATGQQQGEELLPEVAPPPLMTPDVEVKGILGFHGNEEDDSLYSPLLSPVLDDSTVSQLCEMGFPLEACRKAVYYTGNTGIDAAMNWIMGHMDDPDFGSPLVLPGCSSGPGTTPTESLSEEHLATIVSMGFSRDQATKALRATSNVLDRAVDWIFSHLDDLESMDVSEGGRSAAESEGGRDPPPGPRVRDGPGKYELFAFISHMGTSTMCGHYVCHIKKDQQWVIFNDQKVCASEKPPKDLGYLYFYRRVAE